In Chryseobacterium turcicum, a single window of DNA contains:
- a CDS encoding site-specific recombinase has protein sequence MRLLSSSTKNFESVLKKYFSFKNETSSLEPLAEFLEAIKRTDFKNVLDFLKSNPASANHFRHYIYTVFAERPFNLSLTEANILSENAFFPELKKRILNKILPPVENENTVWYLIDNVSFRPKKDLECLHNIPENEIDEFLNILGISGFIERPNVKSELIFSMNILSWRVTGMALEVDVVRMAPEYRNFDNPFLALQNELEALAEDFKINPEIQLHSKDSRYKQIKIYAEQCQDFVNIAFKNSSKYGISGKINQSLLKIRQQTQRISEIVNLLIIDQPEDVIIKSKQLMFNILSYKSHKNNISDLINDSTRLISHLITNHTAETGSHYITSSRKQYMKMFYKASGGGIIVGALCILKMLYGFMPGSDFFHAFLYSLNYAMGFVMIYLMGFTLATKQPAMTAATMTKVLSEQESTKTNYFEFADLVSKLFRSQFIAFVGNVLLSFPIALLIIYGLDVFFSQNLAVEKSDRLLKDLNPFESKAILHACIAGFYLFISGIISGNIGNNSVFYQIPDRIAKNLPIKRMFGARFAKSLSKYYAKNWAGIVSNFWFGVFLGATAPIGLFFGLDLDIRHITFAAGNFAIGLYGKDFSVESSVFWISLITVFVIGFFNFLVSFSLSMFLAFRSRKMNFGEVREIYRAIFRYFLRNPLKFFLPLQSSFDLKSNKLVQNSIPTKSERR, from the coding sequence ATGAGACTGCTGAGTTCGAGTACAAAAAATTTTGAATCTGTTCTTAAAAAGTATTTTTCTTTTAAGAATGAGACTTCTTCGCTGGAGCCTTTGGCTGAGTTTTTAGAGGCAATAAAAAGGACAGATTTTAAAAATGTTCTTGATTTTTTAAAGTCTAATCCAGCTTCAGCAAATCATTTCAGACATTATATTTATACTGTTTTTGCGGAAAGACCTTTCAATCTTTCTTTAACGGAAGCCAATATTCTTTCAGAAAATGCTTTCTTTCCCGAACTCAAAAAAAGAATATTAAATAAAATTTTACCACCCGTAGAAAATGAAAATACGGTTTGGTATCTTATTGATAACGTTAGTTTCAGACCTAAAAAAGATTTAGAATGTCTTCACAATATTCCTGAAAATGAAATTGATGAGTTTCTGAATATTTTAGGTATTTCAGGTTTTATTGAAAGGCCAAATGTAAAAAGTGAACTGATATTTTCTATGAATATCCTTTCGTGGCGCGTTACCGGGATGGCCCTTGAAGTTGATGTGGTAAGAATGGCTCCCGAATACAGGAATTTCGACAATCCTTTTTTAGCATTACAGAACGAGTTAGAAGCTTTAGCAGAAGACTTTAAAATCAATCCTGAAATTCAGCTTCATTCAAAAGACAGCCGTTATAAGCAGATTAAAATTTATGCAGAGCAATGTCAGGATTTCGTGAATATTGCTTTTAAAAACTCTTCAAAATACGGTATTTCAGGGAAGATTAATCAGTCTCTCCTTAAGATTCGTCAACAGACGCAGAGAATCTCAGAAATTGTCAATTTATTGATTATTGATCAGCCTGAAGATGTTATCATCAAGTCTAAACAGTTGATGTTTAATATTCTGAGCTACAAGTCTCACAAGAATAATATTTCAGATCTTATCAACGATAGTACGCGTTTGATTTCGCATTTAATTACGAATCATACTGCAGAAACCGGAAGTCATTATATCACTTCAAGCCGCAAACAGTACATGAAAATGTTCTACAAAGCAAGCGGTGGCGGAATTATCGTGGGTGCATTATGTATTTTAAAAATGCTGTACGGTTTTATGCCTGGAAGTGACTTTTTCCATGCATTTTTATACTCATTAAATTATGCAATGGGATTTGTGATGATTTATCTGATGGGGTTTACTTTAGCGACAAAACAGCCTGCAATGACCGCTGCTACAATGACTAAAGTTTTATCTGAACAGGAAAGTACAAAAACCAATTATTTCGAATTTGCCGATTTGGTATCAAAATTATTCCGAAGTCAGTTTATTGCTTTTGTGGGAAATGTACTTCTTTCTTTTCCGATTGCGTTGCTGATTATTTACGGATTAGATGTTTTCTTCTCACAAAATTTAGCGGTAGAAAAATCAGACAGATTGTTAAAAGACCTTAATCCTTTTGAATCGAAAGCTATTTTACATGCATGTATTGCTGGTTTTTATCTTTTTATTTCAGGGATTATTTCAGGGAACATTGGGAATAACTCTGTGTTTTACCAAATTCCGGATCGTATTGCTAAAAATCTTCCGATAAAAAGAATGTTTGGAGCTCGTTTTGCAAAAAGCCTTTCAAAATATTATGCTAAAAACTGGGCCGGAATTGTTTCGAATTTCTGGTTCGGTGTTTTTCTTGGAGCAACGGCACCGATTGGTCTGTTTTTCGGTCTAGACCTTGATATTCGTCACATTACTTTTGCTGCTGGAAACTTCGCAATTGGATTGTACGGAAAAGATTTTTCGGTAGAATCATCAGTATTCTGGATTTCATTGATTACCGTTTTTGTAATCGGTTTTTTCAACTTCCTGGTGAGTTTCAGCTTGTCGATGTTTTTGGCATTCCGTTCAAGAAAAATGAATTTTGGTGAAGTAAGAGAAATCTATCGTGCAATTTTTAGATATTTCCTAAGAAATCCGTTGAAATTTTTCCTTCCCCTACAATCTAGTTTTGATTTGAAATCAAATAAGCTGGTACAAAATTCTATACCTACAAAATCTGAACGTCGATAA
- the mtgA gene encoding monofunctional biosynthetic peptidoglycan transglycosylase, with the protein MWKKIKQFIFIVLILNVVFIIWGRFFNPPITITQIGGLFEYGKLHRDYISYDEMGANVKKAVIASEDQKFFNHNGFDYTAIEKAMKNNEKGKKLRGGSTISQQTAKNIFLWQGRSWVRKGLEAMYTFIIEKVWTKDIILERYLNSIEMGQGVFGIEAASQYYFGKSSKDLNTSEAAWIAAVLPNPKKYDPKNPSPYLKKKHNWIMRQMKNVSLK; encoded by the coding sequence ATGTGGAAAAAAATAAAACAATTTATTTTTATTGTTCTGATTTTGAATGTAGTTTTCATTATTTGGGGAAGGTTTTTTAACCCACCCATTACCATTACACAAATCGGAGGTCTTTTTGAGTACGGTAAATTGCACCGTGACTATATTTCTTATGATGAAATGGGAGCCAATGTAAAAAAAGCGGTCATTGCTTCAGAAGATCAGAAATTTTTTAATCACAATGGTTTCGATTATACAGCCATTGAAAAAGCGATGAAAAATAATGAAAAGGGTAAAAAACTGAGAGGTGGAAGCACAATTTCGCAGCAAACAGCTAAAAATATTTTTCTTTGGCAGGGAAGAAGTTGGGTGAGAAAAGGGCTTGAAGCTATGTATACGTTTATTATCGAAAAAGTTTGGACGAAAGACATTATCCTAGAAAGATACCTGAATTCTATTGAAATGGGACAGGGTGTTTTCGGTATTGAAGCTGCCTCACAGTACTATTTTGGCAAGTCTTCTAAAGATCTTAATACTTCAGAAGCTGCCTGGATTGCCGCAGTTTTGCCGAATCCAAAAAAATACGATCCCAAAAATCCATCTCCTTATTTGAAGAAGAAACACAACTGGATTATGAGACAAATGAAGAATGTGAGTTTGAAATAG
- a CDS encoding four helix bundle protein gives MSYRNLDIYKMAFELFPQVHKASFLLPKYELYELGSQLRRSSDSVITNIVEGYGRSVYKNEYYRFLVFSHASNDETINHLEKIIILYPEFSTQFEVLKQRYDLLGGKINNYKKWVKEYWNESKS, from the coding sequence ATGAGTTATAGAAATTTAGATATTTATAAAATGGCTTTTGAATTATTTCCTCAAGTTCACAAAGCTTCTTTTCTACTGCCAAAATACGAGTTATATGAATTGGGAAGTCAGCTAAGAAGGTCTTCCGATTCTGTTATTACGAATATTGTTGAAGGTTATGGTCGCTCTGTTTATAAAAACGAATATTACAGATTTCTTGTATTCAGTCATGCTAGTAACGACGAAACAATAAATCATTTAGAAAAAATTATCATTTTATATCCTGAGTTTTCTACACAATTTGAAGTTTTAAAGCAACGATATGATTTGCTTGGAGGAAAAATAAATAATTATAAAAAATGGGTTAAAGAATATTGGAATGAAAGTAAATCTTGA
- a CDS encoding ABC transporter substrate-binding protein, translating to MSSDWVTVSSRLQFKDDGAKLDLKSGNFNYSFEKNKVPFRKIILLNASLMGFVSELQAENLVIGIASPEYIYSAKIDNLLKSGKIQNVGNEQKYDVEKIISMKPDAIFTNYIASFDNTYQLLKNNNIQVVFLDEYMEQSPMVKTSYIKLFGKLLGKEKEAEERFNDIQKNYEDLKKIAAKSTSKPNVLANEMYGDVWYMPGGKTFTANYIADANAHYILKDNTEEKAITMSFEEVFSKSKNIQYWVNAGNHLSKKEMLNINPFYGKLEVFNKGKIYGISGKEKQKANDFFESGVVRSDLVLKDYIKIFHPELLPDYQLTYMNELQ from the coding sequence TTGTCTTCAGATTGGGTAACTGTCTCCTCAAGACTGCAATTTAAGGATGATGGAGCAAAATTAGACCTAAAATCAGGTAATTTTAATTATAGTTTTGAAAAAAATAAAGTTCCTTTCCGTAAAATTATACTTTTAAATGCCAGTTTAATGGGGTTTGTTTCAGAATTGCAAGCAGAAAATTTAGTAATCGGAATTGCAAGCCCGGAATATATTTACTCAGCAAAAATTGATAACTTATTAAAATCAGGAAAAATCCAAAACGTCGGAAACGAACAAAAATATGATGTTGAGAAAATAATTTCGATGAAACCTGATGCGATTTTCACTAATTATATTGCAAGTTTTGATAACACTTATCAGCTTTTGAAAAACAATAATATTCAGGTTGTTTTTTTAGATGAATATATGGAGCAAAGCCCGATGGTGAAAACTTCATATATCAAGCTTTTTGGAAAACTTTTAGGAAAAGAAAAAGAAGCAGAAGAAAGGTTTAACGATATTCAGAAAAATTATGAAGATCTAAAAAAAATAGCTGCAAAATCAACTTCAAAACCGAATGTGTTAGCCAATGAAATGTATGGAGATGTTTGGTATATGCCGGGTGGAAAAACTTTTACAGCCAATTATATTGCTGATGCAAATGCTCACTATATCTTAAAAGATAATACTGAAGAAAAAGCAATTACCATGAGTTTTGAAGAAGTTTTTTCTAAATCGAAGAATATTCAGTATTGGGTAAATGCGGGAAATCATTTGTCGAAGAAAGAGATGCTGAATATCAATCCTTTTTATGGGAAGCTGGAAGTTTTTAACAAAGGAAAAATCTACGGAATTTCAGGTAAGGAAAAACAGAAAGCCAACGATTTTTTTGAAAGTGGAGTCGTACGTTCAGACCTTGTTTTAAAAGATTATATCAAAATATTCCATCCCGAACTTTTACCAGATTATCAACTGACTTACATGAATGAATTGCAGTAA